TATCATCATGACCGTTACGAGTACAAAACATGGATAATGCATAACATGGcgccaaaaaaaaaaaaaaatgtcCCAATTAATGAATGCTCCTAGCTGGTTTACTTTTTTACAATCTAATACCGCCTTTCAGGCATCCATCCCAAATCACCTTCTCCGCCTGCTGCCACTGCCGGTGTCCATCCCATATCTCCGCTATCCACCTCGGCACCCTTTTGTGCCCGTCGTCTTGAGACACGCTGTGATGCTTGAAGTGCTGAAACAAGGGATCTTGTAGGGTGGCAAAGGTGCATAAAGTTGCAaaatctttttttttttttttttgtcaGCAAAAGTTCAATGACCACGACGGACGCCACTCACCCTTCACGTTTACACTCCCCCAACTCATTTTGACGACAACAACTCTCCCTGAAATCCGTCACGGGCGACAACTCGGCATGCAACGGTCTCATGGCATACCATCTATCATTCAGCGCTTGAACTGCTCTAGCCGCTTCTGCTTCGTATTCGAATCGCGCGTACACGTTTCCGAGAAGGTGGTCACCGACATTGTCGCACACAATCATTTCCTGGAGGTTTCCGTATTTTGCCAGTTCACTACAAAATCAACGAAATAGCTTTAGCAATGCCACCTTTTCATGAAACGAGATATAACAAAAAGAACCCAACTCACATGAAGAAATCTTCATAAAACCTATCAAAATCCGCTTGGAGCTCTTCTGCAGACATATTTTGACCTTCGGGTGTGTGGCCAGGGTTATTGTAGACgttgggaaggaggatggtttGTGAGAACTGAGGCTTGATGTGTTTTCTATACATTGGGCGGGTGCACTTTAGTCAGCAGTTGCCCAGACACCAGAGAGAGTAGATGGTAGATGTGGACATTTATAACTCACCTTGAACATCTGTCGCCGTGTCTGCAGGCACCAATCTTCAAGTAGAAAGAGCAGTTGACACGATCTTGTTCTGTACCGCTGTGGAAACGAGTCAGCATGAGTATATGAGGGAGAAAGGGATACGTACAAGATGTTTGCGAGATGGGAAGCCATTATTTTGATTTAGCAGTGATTGCtattgtttttgttttatAGTAAAGAGATAATGGATGGTGATGCATGCAAATGAAAGTAAGTAGCCGCCACTCGCTGAGTCATCGGGATTCGCCGACAATCACCGAACATGCTCGAAGCCCGCTCCCCTTCACCCTCGACGTCACCGGcgggcggcggcggcggcgggaGGCTGCCAAGTTGTGCTGAATGGCAACAGTTGAGCCGACAGAGTAGTCGTAAAGTCATCCActtctctcatctcatctcttctctatACACAATGCCATCCCGCGCAGAAGAACTCTTTGCCaaggcagagaagaaggccgcCTCCTCAGTCGGATGGTTCGGCAGCTCGTCCTCCAAgtgggaagaagcagccGACCTCTTCAGCCAGGTCAGTGTCCACGCCGACTTGGATTTCAAACCAAAAAATCCAGCATCTGGCAGCTAACAGGGAACATGTAGGCTGCCGTCGCATACAAGATCGACAACAAGTGGCAAGAGTCCGGCCAGGCTTACGAAAGGTGCGTCTTTGGTATACCATTTATATGTCTATGTATATGTATGTGTATACAAGACATGTGCCAAGGGGCCTGACCGATACATAGGGAAGCAGCATGTCGTCTTCGTGTAAATGAGAACAATGACGCGATGAACGCGTTCCACAACGCTGCCAAAAGTTACAAGAAGAGCAACCCCGAGGGTGTGTCCCTTTCTTTATTTGCGGAAGCTGCAGTTGAGGACTGATCTGTGGACTAGCGGCTGTGACTGCTTTGCACCAAGCGATCAAGCTGTTGATTGAATCAGGTCTTTTCAGGCAAGCGGCGGatagggaaaaggaaattgCCAACATCTATGCGCAAGATGGTATCGACCAGGCCAAGGCCCGAGACAGTTTTGTGCGAGCAGGCGATTGGTACAAGCAAGAGGATGCCAATGCGTATGCCCCCTTGGCTCTTGAAACAATGAGGGAGGAGCTGATTTTGAGGTAGAACGGCGAATCAATGCTACCAACAGGCCGCCGAGCTTTCTGCCGATCTTGGGGATTTCCAAAAATCCATGGAGCTGTACCAAACTGTGGCCGACTGGAGCTTGACAAGTCCTCTCACAAAGTATTCTGTCAAGGAGTACTGGCTGCGCGCTGCTCTTTGTTCAATGGCCATGGGCGTGAGTCGAACCGTGTATTACTCCCAGTGTTAACATTCTTGTAGGATCTCGTTACGACCCACAAACTGCTCACTGAATTTGCCCAAAAAGACCTCACATTCCCCTCTACGCGAGAAGCCAAATTCGCCAAGGATCTTATGGACGCATGCGAGGAAGCGGATTTGGAGAGATTTACTGGTACAGTGTATTCATATGACCAAGTGACCAAGCTGGATAACTGGAAGACTGGTGTGTTGTTGAGGATCAAGCGGGCgttggaggaagacgagggcGGCTTGACATAGAAAAACATGCTTGCGATGGCAGACGATACCCGTTCTTGTTGTACAGTTTCCTGGATGGCAGCCTCACAAATGTATCGGATCACGAATATGCATAAAATAAACAACCTATGATGACTTTGTCTCAATCTTTTGGACACCAGCGTCGCCGTCTCCTTCGCTCAAAGCCTTGACCAGCTCCTCGGCCGCATCCTgtatcctcttctcctcgacctccaTCTCGATCTCATTCTTCCCCTCGGCCTCTTTCCTGCCAAACCCGAAATCAACCCATTCATGGATATACGCCTTCATACCCACGCCGGGAAGCCCATTCTGCCGGAGATACCTCAACCACAAATCCACTGCCTCGCGGTCTGCGTCGTACACCTTGATCGCGCGCTTGTGTGTCCGACGCTCAAAGTTTTCCtgggccttcttcttgacgaACGGAGACTTCAGCACGGTGTACAgactcttctctctcgggaggaaggcggggaaggaggtggggaTGCTGAGGGAGTGGGCGGCGTGCACCGCAAACTGGGCCACGAGGTCGAGGTTGTACGGGTGGTGGGcctggaggtggagagtgGCCACGTGGATGCCgtgggggggggggaggggggtgAGGGGGGGCATGGAAAGGAATTTTATGCCGGGGAGGGGGACGGGGAGCGCGGTCTCCGAGCTGCGGGGGGGAGTCACGGGGGACGAGCTGCGGGGGGTTAGTTATACAGcggggggaggggaagggggagggggagggggacACACCTCACGTAGCGCGACGATGAAGCAGCGGCGTTGAGTGCGGGGGGGCGGACGATGCCGCGGAGTGCGAGGGAGGGGCGGGGGAGAGCCATGAcggggggaggggggggggggggggagaggAGTGTCAATAAAGAGTCGTGTCAGTAAAGATTCGAAGAGTGTCGTTCCAAAGAACGAGGAAAAAGCTCGAGTTTCGCCCGCCACACGCGAGAGTCACGTGGAAACCACGTGCCAGTCTCCCACTTGTAACTAGCCACCGCATAACATTACGGCCATTCGATCTGCACTCTATACGCATGCTCAGACTCGTACGCCGCACAGCTGCAGCCGCCACCGCCAGAACGTACGCAAGGATGTCAGCACCGATATCCCTCGGATACACCCACGACAGAGCCGAGGATCTCAAAGAGAACATTGCCGCTGTCCAGCACGATGTCGATCACGCTGCAGGCGCAGGCGCCAAGGTATGCACCGAGATGCACAACAGACTGCTGCTGAATGTGCTAATGAAAAGTAGCCCCGCTTGGTAGCTATTTCCAAGCTAAAGCCCGCTTCTGACATTAAAGCTCTTTACGATGCCGGGTACCGTCATTTTGGGGAGAACTATATCCAGGAGATGGTCGACAAGGCTGCTGTTGTGAGTCGCCGGATCTGTACAAGCAATCAGACAACGTCTAACGGCCAGAATAGCTGCCAGAGGATATCAAGTGGCATTTCATCGGCTCTCTCCAGAGCAACAAATCAAAACTCGCTGCCTGTACGCTTCCTTCCATTTAAATCTTTCTTCGCTTCAACTGACAGTCCCCGAGCTGTTCCGAACCTTTTTATCCTCGAGacactctcctccatcaaaGTCGCCGACTTGCTCCAAAaatctctccctccttcacg
This Cryptococcus tetragattii IND107 chromosome 8, whole genome shotgun sequence DNA region includes the following protein-coding sequences:
- a CDS encoding mitochondrial 37S ribosomal protein uS10m translates to MALPRPSLALRGIVRPPALNAAASSSRYVSSSPVTPPRSSETALPVPLPGIKFLSMPPLTPLPPPHGIHVATLHLQAHHPYNLDLVAQFAVHAAHSLSIPTSFPAFLPREKSLYTVLKSPFVKKKAQENFERRTHKRAIKVYDADREAVDLWLRYLRQNGLPGVGMKAYIHEWVDFGFGRKEAEGKNEIEMEVEEKRIQDAAEELVKALSEGDGDAGVQKIETKSS
- a CDS encoding YggS family pyridoxal phosphate enzyme; amino-acid sequence: MLRLVRRTAAAATARTYARMSAPISLGYTHDRAEDLKENIAAVQHDVDHAAGAGAKPRLVAISKLKPASDIKALYDAGYRHFGENYIQEMVDKAAVLPEDIKWHFIGSLQSNKSKLAASVPNLFILETLSSIKVADLLQKSLPPSRSSKLNVYLQVNTSGEDSKSGLSPLPGATANSTELVDLAVHVIEKCPGLKLLGIMTIGSWDASHDPTKPNPDFECLKRTRAELAKVLAEKGVPGAPREDELELSMGMSADFVQAIKEGSSSVRVGTRIFGERPKKK